CCACCGCCGCCCGCAAGTGGTGGATGGGCGAGCTGGCCAGGCACGCCAACGAGACCGGCGTCGAGCCCGGCGCCCTGCCCATCACCCCCGTGCAGGTGGCCCGCGTCGCGACCCTGGTGCAGGAGGGCTCGCTCAACGACAAGCTGGCCCGCCAGGTCATCGAGGGCGTCCTCGCAGGCGAGGGCGGTCCCGATGAGGTCGTCGAAAAGCGCGGCCTGAAGGTCGTCTCGGACGAGGGCGCGCTCACGACCGCCGTGGAGGAGGCCATCGCGGGCAACGCCGCGATCGCCGACAAGATCCGCGGCGGCAAGGTGGCCGCCGCGGGCGCGCTGGTGGGCGCGGTCATGAAGGCGACCAGGGGCCAGGCGGACGCGGCCCGCGTCAAGGAACTCATCCTGGAGAAACTGGGCGTCACGGAGTCCTGACACCGCAGCACGACAGCACGAAAGGGAGGGCGACGCACCCACGGTGCGCCGCCCTCCCGCGCTACCGGCGCCCACGAAGGGGCGCGGGGAACTGCGCGACGAGCCGCGACGAGAGGGAGAGGTAGTCACGGCGGGAGGGGGCAGTCGCTGCCGTGCCGGGGTGGCCGGTTCAGGTGGCGGAGAGGGCGACCGGTGCCTGCTCAGGGGCGCGGGGAACTGCGCGACGAGGCGGAGAGGTAGCCACCGTCAGAAGCGGCCGGCACGAGCCGGCTGCTGCACCCCCAGGTGGGCCCGCTGGACCTGCGTTACGAGAAGCTGGCGCTGCCCGGCGCGCCCGGGCAGATGCTGATCACGTACCACGCCGAGCCCGGCTCGGATTCGCACGAGCGCCTGCAACTCCTCGCCCACCTCGCCACCCGCCCGGCGACCGCCGCGACGACCGGGCAGGAGGCCGACTCCGCGCCGCAAGCGCACGCACGGGACGAATCAGCCCCCTGACGGCTCCCCGGCACCGGACCGCCCATCAGGACCGGGACCGAGCCGCTTCCCGGACCCGGGCGACTCCCCGGGCATCCGCAGGACCCCGGGCATCCGCAGGGCCCCAGGCATCCGCAGGACCCCGGGCATCCGCAGCGCCGCGGGCAGCGACAGCGCCATCAGGGCCGCCTCGCACAGCAGCGTGGTCCGGAAGCCGCCCGTCGCGGTGAGCAGCAGCGCGGACGGCGCGGTGCCGGTGGCCGCGGAGACCTGCGTGACGATGGTGTCCGCCGTGGTCCCCGCGGCCACCTCGGTGTTCGCGAGGCCGCGAGTGGCCACGGCCACAGGACGCGTGCGGCGAGCAGCAGCGGCAGCACGCCCAGGGAACCGGAAGGCGATCAGCGAGCCGGCGTCCCAGGCGAGCCCCGCGCAGGCGGAGCCGAGCGTGAAGAGCGCGACCGCGGTGAGGAAGACCCGCGACGGCAAGGGCGTGCCGCGGAAGGGGCACGCGTGCGGTGTCGGAGGCCGGCGGGTTCTGGGGGTGTCATGACACGGAAAGTACAACGAAAAGTACAACGACCGTGGTAATAATTACATGGCTCGTTGTACCTCAGTCGCGAGGCCCACTGGGTACGGTGGCCCGAGCGCGACGACGGAAGCGGTGTCGAGACCGGAAGTGCAGGGGTACCCACGTGGCACAACGGGTGAGGCAGGGGCTCGCGGAGAAGCGGACGGCGATCGTCTGCGGTGCGCGCCGCGTCTTCGGGCGTGACGGCTACACCCGTACCAGCATCGACGCGATCGCGAAGGAAGCGGACGTCTCCACCCGGACGATCTACAACCACTTCCCGGGCGGCAAGGCCGAGGTCTTCCGCGTGGTGGTGGAGGAGGGCGCGGCGCAGGTCGTCCAGGCGCACCTCGACGCCCTCGACCGCAGGCTCCACAAGGTGACCGACCTGGAGGCCGACCTGATCGCCTTCATCCAGGCGTGGGCGGAGCCGGCGGACCGGTTCCCCGACCACTTCGCCGTGGCGCGGCAGCTACGCGCCGAGGTGGGGCACATCCCGCAGGAGCTGGTGGACGCCTGGCGCCGCTCGGGC
The nucleotide sequence above comes from Streptomyces sp. TS71-3. Encoded proteins:
- a CDS encoding TetR/AcrR family transcriptional regulator → MAQRVRQGLAEKRTAIVCGARRVFGRDGYTRTSIDAIAKEADVSTRTIYNHFPGGKAEVFRVVVEEGAAQVVQAHLDALDRRLHKVTDLEADLIAFIQAWAEPADRFPDHFAVARQLRAEVGHIPQELVDAWRRSGPQRSIEAAAGRFRELADEGLLDAPDPLRAAHHLFHLTLGEVNDRTCMGALPLPDQERTELITAGVRAFLRGYLPR